ACAACCACTTCAGGGACCATTTTACAGACCTTCACAGGTACTTTGTTCACGATCACTTCAGGCACATAACGAGTCACCTGAACCGGGCAGCTCTGACGAACTACCTGAGGCACATACTGCGTACAAGGAACCTGGCAAGCGACTCTTTTCAGTCGCCAGACTTTCCGACAGTGTGTTCTGCCGGGAACCTGAACCATGGTCATCCGAGGAACGCCACAGGCATCCGTCGTCCAGCAGGGACGGCATCTTCCCCGTTTTTGAATCTGTTTGGTTTCCCAAACACCCTGTAAACGATGTACCGTACGGTAGGTTGTTACTGGTTTCATGACCGTGTAGCAACGTTCCTGGTTTACAGTTTCCGTAACAGGACGCATCACCGTCTGGCGGCATTCCTGTTCGATTGTTTCCACAACCGGTCGCATCACGGTGCGACGACACTCCCGCTCATGATTTTCCCAGACAGGGCGCTGTACCTGATAGCTGCAATCGCGATACTTGGTCTCGACTACAGGGCGTCGCACGGTGTAACGTTCTTCACGTTCCGATGTTTGATATACTGGTTTCTGGACCGTATATTCGACATCGCGGTAAACGGTTTCATTCACCATGCGATAACAGGTCTGCTGCTTGTCTTCGTAGACTGTCTCGTATTCAGTACGATAAGCCGTATACTGCTGAGGTTCTAAAACCCGGTCGTATACAGTACGGTAGCATGTTTTCCGCTCAACACGACAAGCGGTGTAACAGGCCGTTGGTTGACAGGCAACAGTGGGGCAACAGTTATAACTGGCTGCTCCAAAATACCTGCAGGCTTGTGCTGAATCACTGACAGCCAGCATCGCCACAGTGGCAAATGCCAAGGCTAAAGTCTTTCTCATTTTTCCCCCTCCAAAAAAGTTCGTCACATGATGAAAGTGTGCGTTTTCCGAATTTTCATTTCATACATGACTGCCTGCATTATTGACATGACCTGAAAAAAGATGCAAATCAAAAGCTGACGTCTCGTATGGAAAAAACAAAATCGCATCGGATTGTTCTATCTAGCACTCAAGCATAGATCACATAGTTTTGGCAACTTGAGGAAAAAAGGGGGATATGACTTTTTAGTTAAGAGGTCGATCAAGCTTTCACTTTACAATCGTTATCACCTGCAAAGTTTCACAAAAGCAACATGGGTGCGCGTTAACCTATTGTCAGATAGCAACATGAGCCCGAAATACAACAGAAAACCAAACCCGGAAAATGGCTGGCATCCAAGCATCTAAATTGTTGGATGCCTTCAGGTTCAGAAATCTTCAGAAAATTGCTGCTGCACCGACTCGAAATCTTCAGGCGTATCCAGATCAATCAGAATTTCCGGAAAATCGCATTCGAACAAGTCAGGTTGAACCCGGTGCTTTTTCCATAATGCATTGATTCCTTCATCATCTTGAAGTTCAAAAACGTCCTTAGAAACGGGCCAGCGAAAAAAAGCGGGGTGCCCTTTTTGATTCTGAAAGGTAGGAATCATGACGTCTGCCTGACATTGCTTCCAAGCCTGATAAAGCACTTCAAGCACCTCACGTTTGAGGACCGGATGATCGGCGGGGATTAACAGCCAGCTGTCCTGTTCTGAAGGCTGATAGTGCTCGTCAATCCATTTCAGACCGATTTGCACGCTACGTTTCATATCAGGCGGATCGACATCAGGTTGAACTAAATCCAGATCCATATCGGAAAGATGATCTTTCAATCGATCATCCTCTTTGCGGGCAACAATCACGATCCGGGTAATAAATGGTGCACTTAATCCGTGAACCAGCCGCTGGATCACCGTTTCTTTACCCAGTGTCAGCAGTAGTTTGTGTGTGCCCATGCGACGGCTCCTGCCGGCAGCCGGAATAATGACAAAAAGTCGTGGCGGTGTATTTAAGTTGCTCATTCGGATAAAATATTAATGACTCGTTCAAACAGAAATTAAGTAAACCACAGGGAAGCTCGCAAACTGAGCCCCCCTGCTCTCTATTTTTCACTTGAGGTCGTTTCGTGCAAATCTTATTAACCAACGATGATGGAATTCATGCCCCTGGGATTCGGAGCCTGCAAAAGGCGCTCACTCAACTGGGCGATGTCGAAGTCGTTGCTCCCTTATCTGAGCAGAGTGGCGTCGGCTTAAGTATTACCTACCTCCATCCCCTGATGATACACCAGGAATTCGAAGAGGAACAGCACTGGGGCTGGGCCGTTGCCGGCAGTCCAGCAGATTGTGTCAAACTCGGGATCCTGGAATTCTGCCCCAAACGCCCTGATCTGATCGTGAGCGGAATTAATTCCGGATCGAATGTGGGAATCAATGTGCTGTATTCGGGAACGGTGGCTGGCGCGATCGAAGGTGCTTTTGCCGGAATCACGTCGATTGCCATTTCTGCCGCCAGCAGTTTTTCGAATGATATCAAGCCGGACTATGATCAGTGCGCGGAACAGAGCATTCCGATTATCAAAAAACTGTTACAGGAAAACTCGGGTTCCAACAGACTCTGGAATGTGAATTTTCCGGAAACGAAACCAGAATGGCCTCGTGGTGTGAAATGGACATCGCTCGGCGTCAAACGGCACTTTGATGTCATGGAAAAACGGATTGATCCGCGAGGACGACCTTATTACTGGAGCGGCCTGGATCCAATCAGCAATCACCGTCTGGAAGCAGGCACAGACATACAGGAACTTTCCGAAGGCTTTGTGACGGTCACACCGCTCAAGTTTGATTTAACCGACCATGTATTACTCAACGATACATTAAACGGACAGACCAATAGAGAACTCGACTTGGATTTACAAAATCCCGCATGACAGACAGTTGAAACGGGGCGCAAAATTTGACTTTCTCCTACATGCCCAGTTACCATTGACAGTAGTGATTTTGTTTCCATTTAGTTGATTTTTTCCTGAAATGCATGATAACAGGCTATTCAGAATTATTCAGTTTCGAAATCGACTCCTGCTAACCATGATACTTTAGGACGTTCTTCCCAATGCGATTAAGAGGTAAGCAGTGACAGAGAAAAAATCGCTTCAAAGCCCCCCAGTCGATTCTTCATTTCCAGGAGTGAATGTTACGGAATTGAAAACCAGCGACTTTTTGCAGAATCTGGTGCAAATCGATCATCAACTGCTCAGGAATATTCTTGCCAATACGCCGTTGATCATCTGGGCCGTGGATCGGAACGGAATCGTGACCTTCTCAGAAGGAGGAGGATTGAGAAAGGTAGGCTATCAACCTGGTGAATGGGTTGGCAGGTCTATCTTCGAAGAGTATTCCGATGATCCGGACTTAATCTCAATCTTCAGAAAAACTCTGAGGGGTGAAGCATTACGCCTGGAACGCTCGTTTGACAACCTGATTTTAGACGTGGAATACACGCCCCTGTTTGACGAGCAGGGAGAGGTGGATGGTTTTCTGTCCGTGGCTACGGATATTACAGAAAAAACGCTTTCCCAAGAGGAACTGCGACTCTCTGAAGAACGATTCAGTAAAATCTTCCAGGTCAACCCGATTGCGATGTGCATCACCGAAATGGAAACGGGAATTTTTGTTGAAGTCAATGAAGGCTTTTTGTCTGCACTGCAATGCAGCCGGGAAGAGATCCTGGGACAAAGTGCCTTAGATATCGGTTTCTGGCCGAACCAAGACAAACGCCGAGAAATGATTGAACAGGTTAAACAGGAGGGCACCGCGCGGGAACTGTTTTTCGACTTCGTAAACCTGAAAGGGACCCGCATCTGCGCCTTATTGTCGGCAGTCCAGATTTATTTCCGGGGCGAAAACCTGCTGCTCTCATGTGTCAAAGATGTCACTGGAGAACATCAGGCACTGGAAGAACTAGAAAAATTAAATGAGCATCTGGAAGCCAGAGTCGTATCTCGAACAGCCGAACTTCAACACGCACATTCCATTCTGAATGAAGAGTATAAAAAACGGAATCGGCTCTATCGTGCGTTACAGCAGACGGAAGCCAAATGGCGTTCGCTGGTCACCAATGCCCCCGATACGATTTTGACACTGGACTGCGATGGCACCATCCTCTACGTCAACCATAATATCTCATCCTTGGGAATGGAGGAGATTATTGGGTCGACGATCTTTCAATATATGAAGACCGAGGACATCTCCAAAGCAAAACAGATTCTGAAAGAAGTCTTTCAGTCAGGCACTCCCCAGGTCATGGAAACAGAAGGCCTCAACGCAGAAGGCAAGAAAGCCCTCTATTCCTGTCGCGTGGGGGCAATGGTGAGCGGGGGAGTCATCATAGCAGCGATGGTGATTGCCACCGATATCACGCAACAGAAGCAGGCTGAGCAAGAGTTAGTCCGCCGTCGTGCCGAGCTGGCGCATCTTTCCCGCCTGTCGACAATGGGCGAACTGGCTGCAGAATTATCCCACGAATTAAACCAGCCCCTCGCCGCCATCAATAATTACACAAATGGCTGTATCCGCCGTATCCGATCCGGAACCACCAGCCTGGACAAATTGATTGAACCGCTGGAAGAAATGTCGCGCCAGGCCCAGCGTGCCAGCGAAACCATCAAACGTCTGCGTCGGCATGTCCAAAAAAGTGATGTCGAACATAAACCACTCGATATTAACATGGTGATTCAAAATTCCATCTCACTACTTGAACATGAAATCCAGCGCAATTTTGTCGCGTTGCACCTGGAACTGAGCCCGAGCCCTTTACAGACTATTGGCGATGCCATTCAAATTGAACAGGTTCTGGTCAATCTCATAATCAATGCCATTGAAGCCATGGCCGATATACCAGCTGAAGAACGAAAACTGATCATTCAATCAGATCGGGACGAAGATGGAAATTTAGTTATTTGTGTCACAGATAGCGGAATAGGTTTGAAAAAAGAGGAAGAAAATTCTATCTTCGAAACGTTCTACACAACTAAACAAAAAGGACTAGGGGTGGGTTTGTCTATCAGCCAGACAATTATTGAAGCGCATGGCGGAAAACTCTATCCCCGTCGAAATAAAAAAGGGACGAGTTTTTTCATAACTCTGCCTGCAATCAATGGAGAAAATCATCGTGGTTTCTGATGTTATGACGATCAATCAAGAAGCAACCGTATTTGTAGTTGATGATGACCCGGCGATACGCAAGTCGCTTCGGTGGCTCATCGAATCTGTCGGCCTCAAAGTTCAGACCCATGAACTGGCCAGTGATTTTCTGGAGAGCTATTCCCCCGATTCTCCCGGCTGTCTCGTCCTGGATGTGCGCATCCCGGGAATGAGTGGTCTGGAATTACAGGAGAAACTGCGCGAACGGGGATATGACATTCCGGTAATTATTGTCTCCGGGTATGGCGATGTTCCGATGGCCGTGCGGGCCATGAAAGCAGGTGCCGTAGACTTTTTAGAAAAACCTGTGAGTGATCAGGTTTTGCTGGATTATATCCAAAAAGGAATCGAACAGGATATCAAAAATAAACAGGCTCGGTTACAAAACAAAGAACTCATCGAACGTAAAGAATCACTGACACGCCGGGAGCGTGAAGTGATGGGATATGTTGTGGCCGGTCTATCCAGCCGTGAGATTGCAGACAAATTGGACGTCAGTTTTAAAACCGTCGAAGCGCATCGCGCAAAAATCATGAAGAAAATGCAAGTCAAAAGTGTTCCCAAGTTGATCCAAATGGATCTGCTCATTCAAGGCAGCACGACGACTGACCCCAAACGCTTCTAAGTTGACTTTTTAGAGACACTGCCCCGTACAATCCTGCAGACAATTTTACTGAAAACCGTTGTTTTGACATCGGCTGGGAACGAACTTGAATACTCAAACTGAACTGGAATTAAACGGCGTTCCCGTTTGTGACACGTTTGCTGAAGCATTCACGACTGTGGGAACTCGCATCATTGTGACGGCGTTGACGGAGTCCTGGGTCAAAATTGCTGCGGCCGAAGTCAGTGGTTACGCGACAAGCGTCATTGCCTGCGATGCAGAAGCCGGCGTAGAAAAATATCTGTCTCCAGCAGAAAGCCCCGACGGACGACCGGGAGTCAGCCTGATGTTTTTCGCATTCAGCCGCTCTGCTCTGGAAACAGCGGTTACGAACCGAGTCGGACAGTGTATTCTGACCTGTCCGACAACCGCCTGTTATTCCGGTATCACAGATTCAGATCCGGAAAAGCAGATCGCCCTGGGAAGCCAACTGCGTTTTTTTGGTGATGGTTTTCAGGTCTCCAAGAAATGGGGCCACCGCCGACTCTGGCGGATTCCCGTAATGGATGGAGAATTCGTTTGCGAAGACCGGGTTGGCACATTCAAAGGAGTGGCGGGAGGCAATCTGCTCATCTGCGCGACGGATCAGAAAAGGGGGCTGCTAGCGACAGAAGCCGCCGTTGCCGCCATGCAGAAACTGGAACAGATCATCCTGCCTTTCCCCGGAGGGATCGTTCGCAGTGGCAGCAAAGTCGGTTCGCGTTATTCCAAACTGAAAGCCAGCACCAACGATGCCTATTGTCCGACGGTTCGCGCACAGACCACTTCAGAACTGCCTGAGGGTACCGGCTGTGTTTACGAAATCGTCATCGATGGTGACTCATTCGACACCGTACAACAGGCGATGCAGGCTGGATTAATTGCCGTCAGCCAACAACCGGGGGTCCTCGAAATCACTGCCGGAAACTATGGTGGAAAGTTGGGAAAACACCATTTTCACCTGAAGGACATCGTGGAAACCTCTGGCCTGTAAAATCGCCTGATTCCAGATACCATCGCCACTTAGCGGAAGCTTTCTGAGATCAGCATTTCCTGCTCGAACTGGTGGCTCCTGCTGGATCCTGTCGCCGGACTGGCACTCGCCTGACGATAGACGCCCTCAAGTGGATGACGGCCAAACAGATTCCCTTTAAAGCGACAATAGATAAATTGCCAGGCTCCCATGTTTTCCGGTTCTTCCTGGACCCAGTACACAGGAGTTCCTTCAGGATAAGGCGCTAACGCCGCCTCAAGCTCAGCTTTGGGAATCGGGTACAGCTGCTCCATCCGAATAATGGCGATATCATCGCGTTCTGCCTGTTTTCGATGCTCATTCAGATCGTAATAGATCTTTCCGGTACAGAGTAAAATCCGAGTGACCTTTTGAGGATCGATGTCTGTCGTGTTGGCGATCACCTTGAAAAACGAACCCGAACTCATCGATGAAAAGCTGGAGACCGCATCGTGATGTCTGAGCAGACTTTTAGGCGTCATCACAATTAATGGCTTGCGCCATTTGCGGATCATCTGGCGTCTGAGCAAGTGGAAAAATTGATCAGGCGTGGTGGGGACTGCGATTTGAATATTGTTCTCCGCAGCCATCTGCAAAAATCGTTCATATCGCGCACTGGAGTGTTCCGGCCCCTGTCCTTCAAATCCGTGTGGCAAGAGCATCACGATTCCACTGTAACGTTGCCATTTATCTTCGGCACTGACGATAAACTGATCGATAATCACCTGGGCTGCATTACAGAAATCACCAAACTGGGCTTCCCAGATAATCAGACCATCGGGACAGTCTAAACTGTAACCGTAATCAAAGCCGAGAACACCCGCTTCCGATAGAGGACTGTTGACGAATTCAACAGGTCCCTGACCGGCCACCAGATGTTTGAGCGGTGTATATTTTTTTCCGGTTTTGACATCATGTAGCACAGCATGGCGATGACTGAATGTACCACGTTGGGCATCCTGGCCACTCACGCGAATCCGGTAGCCTTCGGTCAACAAGGAAGCAAAGGCCAGAGATTCGGCGGCGCCCCAGTCTAACTTACGCTCACCTTCTGCCATTTCTCTACGAATGCGCAATAGCCTCTGAATTTTTTTATGCGGCGTGAATCCGTCCGGAAATTCGGTCTGCTTTAATAACAGGTTGACCAGACTTTCTTCAGGAACTCCCGTATCGATCTGATCGGCAGGAAGCTCTTCCCCCCCGCGATATCCGGCCCAGATGCCTGCTGGCAGTTCCACAGTATGCGGATAATTGTCCACTCGGGCTGCTGCCAGTTCCGATTCCAGGTGTGTGATACTCTCTTCCTGCAGACGGTCGCCGTCCTCCTGCGTGACAGACTTGCGTTCCAGCATTCGCTGCAGGAAGCTGTCTCGCACAGAGGGACGTTGGTTGATGATGTCGTACATTAATGGTTGTGTGAAAGAAGGTTCGTCTCCTTCATTATGACCGCGACGACGATAGCAGTACATATCGATGACAACATCACGATGGAATTCCTTACGGAAGTCCATTGCCAGCTTGACAACCTGGGCGACTGCTTCCGGATCTTCTCCATTGACATGGAAGATCGGAATCTGCAGCATTTTCGCGACATCCGTCGCGTAGGTCGAAGAGCGGCTTTGTGCAGGGTCCGTCGTAAAACCGATCTGGTTATTCACGACGACGTGGATCGTTCCACCGGTGCGATAACCTTTTAACTCACTCAGGTTCAGACTCTCCTGAACCACGCCTTCGCCTGCAAATGCCGCATCGCCGTGAATCAACAGGACCATTCCCTTAGTCCGATCAATGTTGTGCCAGCGGTCCTGTTTGGCTCGCATCCGGCCCATGGCAACGGGATTCACGAATTCCAGATGGCTGGGATTAAAGCAGAGCGTCAGATGGACATTGTGCCCTGATTCGGTCATCCAGTCGGAACTGTATCCGAGGTGATATTTGACATCACCGCGTCCTACACTCATTTCAGGAACCGAGTCTTCGTATTCCCGAAAGATCTCGCGCGGTTTTTTGCCCATGATATTCGTGAGCACATTCAACCGGCCGCGATGAGCCATGCCGAAGACGATCTCGTCAACGCCTTGTTCACCCGCTTTTTCAACAGCAAGATCCAGCAGCGGAATCAGGCTTTCCGCCCCTTCCAGTGAGAAGCTTTTCAAGCCGACGTACTTCTTCTGAATGAACTCTTCGAAAACAACCGCATCGGTTAAACGACGCAAAATCCGCAGCGCTTCAGGGCGTTCAAACTTGAGAAAGTTGGCGGTGCTTTCCATGCGGTCTTGCAGCCACTTGCGAACGCGCAAGCTGTCGATGTGCATAAACTGAGCACCAATGGATCGACAGTAGGTGTTCTTTAACCATTGGATCATCTCCCGCAATGTGCGCTGCGAAGGGCCACCAAAGGTGGATGTAGAAAAAATCCGGTCATAGTCGCGTTCGGAAAAATCATAGAATTCGGGCATCAACTCGGCAGGTGTGGCCCGTTTTTTCCCCAACGGGTCCAGTGAAGCCAGAATATGTCCCCGCACCCGGTAGTTCCGAATCAGCTGATCGAGACGTTCCTGGCGATCAGCAATTTTCATTGTCTGGCGATCCAATCCTTCCGTTTTTTGAGATCCGGGAGGATTGAACATCGTATGGCGTTTAAACGAAGGCCCAAACCCAGGTCTTTGCTTACGCGTGACCTTGTGGGGGAACCGGGCAAAGAAGTCCTGCCATTCCTGGGAAACAGAGCCCGGGGACTTCAGATAGCTTGTGTACAGATCTTCAACGAACGATAAGGATTCCGAGCTGATTTCGTTGACTAATTCTTCCGGCAACTGACTCTCATAGTGCCCATTGTCGTCAAAGTGGGATGAAACTGCATCTGGTTTATCTAGCATTGTGCCCTCTCCGGGCTTAGAGACGAACTACCGACAAGGCAATAGTAAGGCCCCTCTGACAGGGAATCACAACTGGATTGTCGATGAAACGAGTTCTAAACGGTTTTCTTTTACAATATTGTATAAGATCAGAGTTTTAAAGCTTTCTCCTCTAGTTGACTTGCGCTGTCATTATGAAAGTTACCAAACTCGTTTTGGCTTTCCTACTCATCCGCTGCCAATCTTTTATCCAAAATTTCAGGAAAAACCGGAATAACAGGTAAAAGGATGCCTGAACCGGTAATAGAGGGGCCTTAGAAGCAGAACGAAAACACATTCAGCAGCGCAACAAAAAAACCGGCTCCGATGCAAGTTCACATCGGGCCGGTTTTAGATGTAGCCTTCGTCAATCGCGCTCGTGTGAAAGCACTATGACTTCTGAACAACACGTTTACGAATGTCTGTTTCCAGAACTCCGAAAGCCTGTTCGTGACGTTGCAGTGCCATTGAAAGTGCACTCAGCAGTCTTTTGGCTGTGTAATGGTTCAGAATAATCCGCTGGCCAACGTTGATCTCAGTGTTTGCAGGATCAAGTGGCTGTGGATTTAATCCCAGGTCCAGAATCAATTCTTCTGGAGTACTGGAAACGCGACAGAAGTTAGCATAGCTGGCTGCGACGTTGTCGTCGTTCACCTTAACCTGCTGCTGTTGCTGAGCGGGAGCCTGTGCCTGCTCTGCGGCTGCTTCTGTTGTTGCTTCAGCTGATTTTTCATCTTTCTTAGCACTCACGCTTGGTTTCTCCTCAATGTTACAAAATCTTAAGAAGTAATTGGTTCCAGAAATAGGGACCTGAACTGATGGGGAATGAAAACGATCTGTTTGAAAAACAGTTCGTCCCCCAGATTAGATTGTTTTGTCCTGACTTGTTCAAAGACTCCTGAAACATAACATCAGACTGTTCAGTATTCAAGAAAAGAAAGGACAGACTTTGAAAGTCTTTTAATACATTCATATTTGGATAACGAAATTGACTGCATGTTGCTAAAAATCAACGCGCCCCCCATCTTTCCTACAGCAGCCATTCGTTTCAGGTTAGAGAAAAAGCGCCCTTACGGTGATCTGGAAGGCACTCATAAGGGCGCGTTGTACATATCTTGAATTCTGCTGAATTATAGAATCGGGCCTGCCCAGTCAGAGAAGACATCATCAAATCCAGCGTCGAATTCTTGAGTCAGCCCCAGAAGATCAGTATCGGTTTCTGTCTGGTTCGCATCGGAACTCGGGCTGTGCTCGCGACTGTCCACGATCGACAACCCATTGAGCCGCAGGTTACTGACCAGTTCGTCGTTCAGACCTTCCAGCACGGTTAAATCAAGCTCGACCTGATTCAGAGTAGACGAATTGAGATCCAACTGATTTCGAGTCAGATTGAACTCTGGCAGTACACTTTCGTTAAACTCTGACACGCTGTTGGAAAACACGACAGTGTTGGATTCCAAGACTGCCAACGGCTCAACACTGGTTTCGAGCTGCTCATCTGCAGGCAGATTTGCCATTAGAGGAGCATTCACGCCTACCAGAATCTCGAAGCTCCCTGAAGCAGCGGCTTCGTGAGCAGACTGCAGAAT
This genomic interval from Gimesia alba contains the following:
- the surE gene encoding 5'/3'-nucleotidase SurE, encoding MQILLTNDDGIHAPGIRSLQKALTQLGDVEVVAPLSEQSGVGLSITYLHPLMIHQEFEEEQHWGWAVAGSPADCVKLGILEFCPKRPDLIVSGINSGSNVGINVLYSGTVAGAIEGAFAGITSIAISAASSFSNDIKPDYDQCAEQSIPIIKKLLQENSGSNRLWNVNFPETKPEWPRGVKWTSLGVKRHFDVMEKRIDPRGRPYYWSGLDPISNHRLEAGTDIQELSEGFVTVTPLKFDLTDHVLLNDTLNGQTNRELDLDLQNPA
- the fhcD gene encoding formylmethanofuran--tetrahydromethanopterin N-formyltransferase — its product is MNTQTELELNGVPVCDTFAEAFTTVGTRIIVTALTESWVKIAAAEVSGYATSVIACDAEAGVEKYLSPAESPDGRPGVSLMFFAFSRSALETAVTNRVGQCILTCPTTACYSGITDSDPEKQIALGSQLRFFGDGFQVSKKWGHRRLWRIPVMDGEFVCEDRVGTFKGVAGGNLLICATDQKRGLLATEAAVAAMQKLEQIILPFPGGIVRSGSKVGSRYSKLKASTNDAYCPTVRAQTTSELPEGTGCVYEIVIDGDSFDTVQQAMQAGLIAVSQQPGVLEITAGNYGGKLGKHHFHLKDIVETSGL
- a CDS encoding PAS domain S-box protein; translated protein: MTEKKSLQSPPVDSSFPGVNVTELKTSDFLQNLVQIDHQLLRNILANTPLIIWAVDRNGIVTFSEGGGLRKVGYQPGEWVGRSIFEEYSDDPDLISIFRKTLRGEALRLERSFDNLILDVEYTPLFDEQGEVDGFLSVATDITEKTLSQEELRLSEERFSKIFQVNPIAMCITEMETGIFVEVNEGFLSALQCSREEILGQSALDIGFWPNQDKRREMIEQVKQEGTARELFFDFVNLKGTRICALLSAVQIYFRGENLLLSCVKDVTGEHQALEELEKLNEHLEARVVSRTAELQHAHSILNEEYKKRNRLYRALQQTEAKWRSLVTNAPDTILTLDCDGTILYVNHNISSLGMEEIIGSTIFQYMKTEDISKAKQILKEVFQSGTPQVMETEGLNAEGKKALYSCRVGAMVSGGVIIAAMVIATDITQQKQAEQELVRRRAELAHLSRLSTMGELAAELSHELNQPLAAINNYTNGCIRRIRSGTTSLDKLIEPLEEMSRQAQRASETIKRLRRHVQKSDVEHKPLDINMVIQNSISLLEHEIQRNFVALHLELSPSPLQTIGDAIQIEQVLVNLIINAIEAMADIPAEERKLIIQSDRDEDGNLVICVTDSGIGLKKEEENSIFETFYTTKQKGLGVGLSISQTIIEAHGGKLYPRRNKKGTSFFITLPAINGENHRGF
- a CDS encoding response regulator transcription factor, encoding MVSDVMTINQEATVFVVDDDPAIRKSLRWLIESVGLKVQTHELASDFLESYSPDSPGCLVLDVRIPGMSGLELQEKLRERGYDIPVIIVSGYGDVPMAVRAMKAGAVDFLEKPVSDQVLLDYIQKGIEQDIKNKQARLQNKELIERKESLTRREREVMGYVVAGLSSREIADKLDVSFKTVEAHRAKIMKKMQVKSVPKLIQMDLLIQGSTTTDPKRF
- a CDS encoding nucleotidyltransferase family protein; protein product: MSNLNTPPRLFVIIPAAGRSRRMGTHKLLLTLGKETVIQRLVHGLSAPFITRIVIVARKEDDRLKDHLSDMDLDLVQPDVDPPDMKRSVQIGLKWIDEHYQPSEQDSWLLIPADHPVLKREVLEVLYQAWKQCQADVMIPTFQNQKGHPAFFRWPVSKDVFELQDDEGINALWKKHRVQPDLFECDFPEILIDLDTPEDFESVQQQFSEDF
- a CDS encoding 2-oxoglutarate dehydrogenase E1 component; translated protein: MLDKPDAVSSHFDDNGHYESQLPEELVNEISSESLSFVEDLYTSYLKSPGSVSQEWQDFFARFPHKVTRKQRPGFGPSFKRHTMFNPPGSQKTEGLDRQTMKIADRQERLDQLIRNYRVRGHILASLDPLGKKRATPAELMPEFYDFSERDYDRIFSTSTFGGPSQRTLREMIQWLKNTYCRSIGAQFMHIDSLRVRKWLQDRMESTANFLKFERPEALRILRRLTDAVVFEEFIQKKYVGLKSFSLEGAESLIPLLDLAVEKAGEQGVDEIVFGMAHRGRLNVLTNIMGKKPREIFREYEDSVPEMSVGRGDVKYHLGYSSDWMTESGHNVHLTLCFNPSHLEFVNPVAMGRMRAKQDRWHNIDRTKGMVLLIHGDAAFAGEGVVQESLNLSELKGYRTGGTIHVVVNNQIGFTTDPAQSRSSTYATDVAKMLQIPIFHVNGEDPEAVAQVVKLAMDFRKEFHRDVVIDMYCYRRRGHNEGDEPSFTQPLMYDIINQRPSVRDSFLQRMLERKSVTQEDGDRLQEESITHLESELAAARVDNYPHTVELPAGIWAGYRGGEELPADQIDTGVPEESLVNLLLKQTEFPDGFTPHKKIQRLLRIRREMAEGERKLDWGAAESLAFASLLTEGYRIRVSGQDAQRGTFSHRHAVLHDVKTGKKYTPLKHLVAGQGPVEFVNSPLSEAGVLGFDYGYSLDCPDGLIIWEAQFGDFCNAAQVIIDQFIVSAEDKWQRYSGIVMLLPHGFEGQGPEHSSARYERFLQMAAENNIQIAVPTTPDQFFHLLRRQMIRKWRKPLIVMTPKSLLRHHDAVSSFSSMSSGSFFKVIANTTDIDPQKVTRILLCTGKIYYDLNEHRKQAERDDIAIIRMEQLYPIPKAELEAALAPYPEGTPVYWVQEEPENMGAWQFIYCRFKGNLFGRHPLEGVYRQASASPATGSSRSHQFEQEMLISESFR
- a CDS encoding DUF3467 domain-containing protein, which encodes MSAKKDEKSAEATTEAAAEQAQAPAQQQQQVKVNDDNVAASYANFCRVSSTPEELILDLGLNPQPLDPANTEINVGQRIILNHYTAKRLLSALSMALQRHEQAFGVLETDIRKRVVQKS